caattgcacacccattactctcgtttgaattactcgcgaacgcATAGATATGCCACACGTGTCAGATGAaagaagagacacagagatatcatttgataccaagtacatccttctgggttataaaacagacgaagtgacagcaaaataataacttcatatagacTTATCTCACGTTTTTGTCtatttttgtggcaaagcatgtttataatccaacgctattgtgtgtttctctatggcaaagaatgttcataatccggttttgagatcctagcaaattcccgcatggcattcaattcaaggctcacattgcatcccaatttgtccgacaaagaaacaccttttttgcctttactttgttcatggcaactCTTCATGTCTGTTTGCTTGTCTTATTTCCTTATTGGAAATGTAACAAAGCCATAAAGGAAAATGTCACCCATACACCAACCATGGCTTTTTATTGACACCTGAATGTACCCACCAGTCCTTTGTTCTCCTCATAGTCTTCACTGTTCTCAGGTTATTTTTCGAGTGCCATCCGTAATATCTTCCATTCAATTAAGGTTGCAttgccagcagccagaccaatggataccttgtcttagctgaattactgaagctaagcaggtgtaggcctggttagtacttggatgggagacctccttggaaaactaggttcctgctggaagtggtgttggtgagtggccagtaggtggcactcttccgtctggccaaaaaaaagatcgatcccaatgccTCAGTGCTGTGACGGGtgcactgcactgtaggagatgccgtccttcggatgagatgttaaaccgaggtcctgactcactgtggtcattaaagattccatggcacttatcgtaaagagtagggggttccccggtgtcctggctaaattcccaatctggccccctaatcatcccccactgtaattggctcattcactccctcactctccacctcaagctagtgtgtggtgagcattctggcgcataatggctgccgtgcatcacccaggtgggtgctacacattggtggtggttactagtgaggtccccccatccatgtgttgtaaagcgaccttaggtaccatgaaaggcgctatatataAGTCgaaggtattattattattgtctgTGTTTTGCTTGTGTGAATGCATGCTCGAGAAAGGCATCCTAGTACTATTATGTGGATCTAGGACATTCTGTTTGACCACTGACATGGATATGCATAGAAAAGGAGAAAACAAAATAGCTTAAAAGCATGAAAGGGTGGAATGTAATATAGCTGTTTTTTAGGTGGATAGTGTTTGTAGACGGGCCACTTAAAAGGACCATCATGTTGGGGGAGACGAGCAGTGCCTCTGGAAGACAGAATATTAACTAACTTGTGCATTTCACTCTGAGGTAAGATGGGAAATCTACAGAGATGTTTACTGGAACCATGCTGAATTATGACTAACATTTAATTAACTTCAATTTGCCACCATATAGTGGTGTAATTTATTCACCAGGAGCATATCAGATGAACAGTAAGTGATACAGATTCAACTTTGGGTTTGAAAATCATCAGCACGACATTATATTATAAGGCTACCTTCTTCAAAGAACATACTGGATCATTTAGAGCTGCAGATTAACAACTTTTAGACATATGCAATTTCATTCATGATCATCTTAGCAAAAACAATGCATGTTTCAGTTTGTCTCTCTGTGATTTTGCTTCAAATATGCGGTTAAGTACAGACAGAGTTGGAGAATCAGTTTCCTCATGACGACTTGTGGAGCTCTActggtgctgctgtgctgttgtTTGGTGCAGCTCAGAGGAGAGACAATcagtgacacagacacagcctcCACCCAGCAAAGCTGCCAGCCGGACATCCACACTGTGCTGAGAGAGATGAGCGCTGTGGTGGTGGAGCAGAGAGTGGAGCTCAGATACACTAAGACACAAGTGGAGGCCATGGAGACCAGGCTGAGAGCCAGTGAGAAGACagtggaggagcagagagtGGAGCTCAGACAGACTGAAGCCAGACTGAGAGACAGTGATAATAAAGCAGAGACTATGGAGACCAGAATGAGAGACAGTGAGAAGATagtggaggagcagagagcCGTTATTAAGGAGCTGAAGGAGAAACAGGAGGAGCAAGCAGCAGCTGTGAGAGCTGTAGGAGGCAGAGTGCACCTCACGGGGAGCCAGGTGGAggagctgaggagagagagagagaagaggagggtggCCTTCTCCGCCTCACTAGTGGCTTCAGGAGATGAAACCTTTGGACCCTTTAAAGATGCAACCCCCTTGGTCTTCAAAAATCCATTCATCAACATTGGAAGTGCTTACAACCCAAACACAGGTAcataacagagaagaatgggtgggAATTTTGACACTTTGCATTTGAAACATGGTATTGTTTTCTGATATCTACATGTTATCTACATCTCAAACTATCTTGACCACCCTGTGAATTATCACTGTTTGAAGACTTGCTACAAAATTAAGTTCTACTACTGTGCGTAATGGCTGTTACAGTTCCCTAAATCTCTTAAATTaattttttgttgctgtttcagGAGTGTTCACAGCCCCAGTCAGAGGGGTCTACCACTTTGTCTTTTTCATCTTTGGGAATGGTCACGCAAGTACCGCTACCGGGGTGTCCCTCTATAAAAATGCCCAACACGCAGTCACCGCCTACTCTAAACAGGCCAGTATGTATGTGAAGCCCTCCAATGGGGCTTCTCTGCTGCTGGAGGTGGGGGACGTGGTCTACCTGAAGCTGTGGCCCAACAGCTGGGTCAGAGACAACGGCAACTTCCACACCACCTTCTCTGGCCACCTGCTCTTTCCTATGTGATTAGAACAGACACAAGGCTTCAAacacttcttttcttttctctgattgtctaacactctgtaaagcgccatgagacatgtgtaatgttttggcgctctataagtacaattaaattgaaattgaaacacAACCACTGAGTAGCCTGTTTACATGGACTGTTTTTCTGCCATTCCAGACTTTATGACTGaaaatgttgtcatctgtttctctCAAGCGCTTTTGAATCTTGGATGATTATAAAATCACACTCTGTGTAAATAAAGACATGGGGTGCCAGTTTGGCCGCATATTATGGGGTGCCAGTTTGGCAGCATATTATGGGGTGGCAGTTTGGCCGTATATTATGGGGTGCCAGTTTGGCCGCCTATTATGCCGCGGTGCATGTGCATGAGGTGGCAGTTTGGCTGCATATTATGGGGTGCCAGTTTGGCCACATATTATGCCGCCGGTGCATGTGCACTGTGGTCAGAGTGAGTCAGATGCACAAAGAGGGCGGAGTCAGGCAGGTTCATTAATAAACGATTTGGTTAAAGCCGACCAATAGCTCCACCAGAAATAAATGTGCTGTCTTGCCGCCTTTTGTGGCAATTAGTCCATTGGGATTCATGTTTGGCTTTCAGTTTTCACACAGCTTTGTACACAATTACAAAAAGCCTGTATTTCTCCATTGTCCTTACAGGTATTAACATTACTAATGTAATTCCTTTGCGGTACATATTTGTGCCAGAATATTTTCACTTTTGTAGCAGTATACAACTTCCCATGACTTTTAACTGGACGttaaaaacagtgaaaaaagaAATTATGAATAATTAAAATTAGCCGGTAAATTGTTCGCTTCCGTTACTTCCATAATACCTTTAAATGGAATGCTTCAGACAATATTACAGTAGCATTAGACATCATAGTATTGTTGAGCATATGATCTGAATGTTTTTTCaaataataatgcattttttctGCTCTTTCAAGCAATTCAACTCACAAAATCATGACTGTAGTTTTCAGACCCGTTTTAAATAGAGTAGAGCTCAGACACACCAAGACACAAATGGAGGAACAAATGAAGGAACTGAAGAAAGAAAATAGGTAAGAGATGCCcattcatagcctagaaatctagacgcgcccctagcggcaattacatttgctgccagggctagtccagcaactctccgttggcttgtgagctccagaaatcaaaacttaatcaggccaatgaaatcgtgtatagagtcgttaggtgggcttaacataacgattgatggcagagtcgcaacggtttggcttgaattccctgctacttgaaaacaaataagatggatgttgctgctggcgaacagtgtgacacgagttaagcttttattaagttggcaaacgtttgaactagccaactagctccgctggtgggaaacgcatggggcTCATAGCGCTGCCCCTGTCCTATTgggtgcagagggaatttaaaAAGACAACtaattatcccgcccctcggactgagcactgcgaacggtgagtgcccagaccctacattttaatgtgggtctggctcgtcaggctagcccATTCATCCATTCCATGTCATCTTTAAATGTATGCTTAAATGTATGCTGATGTCTGTATGCTCTGAGACCTTGAatatccccttggggatcaataaagtatctatctatctgtctgtctgtctaaacTGGAGGAAAGGAAGGAAACAGGCTTCACTGAGTCGACCAGCAGATGGCAGTAGAGGACCAGAGGAGAGCACTGGTTGGCTGGTTTGTGTCGGATCCCAAAGCCCATCACTGCTCTCAGAGGGCCACTGTTTAGTAAGGGTGGAGATGGTTGTGTgcgtgtaagtatgtgtgtgtatgagtgtgtgtgtgtacgtgggtgtgtgtgtgtatatgtatgagtgtgtgtgtgtgtgtgtgtacatgagtgtgtgtgtgtacgtgggtgtgtgtgtttgtgtgtgtgtgtgtgtgtatgagtgtgtgtgtgtgtgtatgtatgagtgtgtgtgtgtgtgtatgtatgagtgtgtgtgtgtgtgtgtgtacgtgtgtgtgtgtgtgtgttaagagtgcggatcgggccgcaaatttctgtccgaacccggcccgcgtccgaacccgacagccattttcatttttatgtccgaacccgagcccgacgcagatgataCCTCAGTTAtacccatgctagtgattaaaccttcacgtttgtggatagcctgtctttttagcccattaaacggaacacacaacaaattgtctacacagaatcagatgagcgtgcacgcacgcaggtcacacacagcgcacattaacacaagaggcccaagcaagtgTGACGGGTCACTCCATTCTACTGTTGCTTCTACACATCACCACGGACAACCACTTGGATCAGGTTTCTTTATTGCTGGAACAAAGTATGACATTGTGGGTTCAGCAAATAGATCTCGGGACAACAATCCAGTATCTCGTAATCTCCAGTCTGGGTAAATGCTATAGCCTACAAATACCTGAATATATTTGTGCTAGTTGCAAATGTAAATGATATATctatgaaacaaaataaaactgtgTGTGATCGTATAGTAGCTAAGTTTTAGAATATCTGATATAAGCCTTGAAttacacaacatacatacagtacatttcaacaTTACAATAGTGAAACTACTTGATCCATTTTACATTATATTGAAATAACAAAATAAGGAACATGTTTATCATTGCAAACGCAGCACTCGAGCACATGTGGCTAATCTCCAAACTACCACGCTGGTCTACAATATAGCTAAGCTAGCGCAAGCTGCTTATCCATATAAAGCTAATGTATAAGGCAGCTTGCACAATGAGAATAACATGACGATGAAACCATTTACACAACATAAGAATAGTTACCTGGAACAAAGTATGACATTGTGGGTTCAGCAAATAGATCTCGGGACAACAATCTAAATAACATGTAAAGCAAGTGACAATTAGCACGCTAGTTCACATGAAAATATGCTTCGTTGCAAGTCTCTTAAACATGACTTTACAAGACACATAAAtcatcaactgaactcaaaatagTTAACTGAAATCATTATAAGTACATTACATGACAAAATACGAGACATATGTACTTAGAATtacaagaaaacattgtttaTCCCAGACCTCCCAAATTGCGTGACTTACCCAGTATCTCGTAATCTCCAGTCTGGGTAAATGCAACGCGAATCCCACTGTCACACTAAATCAACCTGCCTCTAGATGGCGTAATTGCATCaattttaatataatttaacTAGCAACTCTTTTTACTCCGTTAcacaagcatagcctattgaaatagaattcttgtcttaccattgacgaaaagtcttgaaatgaactgcaacagtctttgaaactacagtgcctctgtcactgatccatatcgacgttaattggggcaacacgaggaaatcctcatccagttgaacgagacgaccttatagcctaccggtagcctttaccacagtagtagcctatgcaacgcaaataatcttaatatctcctgataggctaacaacttttttaacgtcacccaagactgtgcttatgtgcataaccatttgtttatgtagtcgtgacaacgcgtgtgcatttcaggcggcaTGCCTGAAATGCGTTGTCACGATAAACAATTCTTGCACACATGTAGAAAGctattaggtcttttttacattttactttattctcaaaaaacaaacgtttgcatcatgtaaagcagacctgttggttacccaacataataaggaattttaaatgtaaagcttccaatgcatatcgcctCCATGTGTCCGAACCGGAACCGAACccgactacaatttctaaatTGTATCAAAACAAAAGAGCACTAATAGTCACGTCCAATTCAAACACTGGTTTACTTCCTGAAACTTAAccattttcaaagacaaaatatacacttttaaagctaccaatgctgttatctgaaacatggaattgcttctttaggactttaacttgcacattctgcaaaaaaacgaaaataactaattttgaaaaaaaaaaaaagtcgttTTTCGCGACTTGCGTCTCTGTGACTTGAgcctggttttgccatgcctggtcacatatTTGTCCGAACCGACCCGTCAGGCCCGGGTCGAGTAGCcacactctagtgtgtgtgtgtgtgtgtgtattggactCAGGTGAAGGTTCTCCTAATAAATATGTCATCAGTTAAGAAGCCATTTCCTGATTAAAAATAACAAAGTTCaatcacttcatgaagcagagGACATGTGATTTCCTACGACAAGCTAATACACACATGTAAGTATGTATTTCTGTGTgggcgtgcatgtgtatatatgtgtgtgtgtgtgtgtgtgtgttagagtgtgttttAATGTTCATGAGACTACAAGCATTCCACCAGCAGGTCACAGGTGAAAAGGTCACCATGTACAGCCTAAATAGCACCAACTCTAATTGATtatcaccacacacatacatctgctATTTCAGATGTGAGAGCATGGACTTCACAACAGAGCCCACCATCCCCACACCACTGCCTGGTgggtctctctttctgtctctctctctttatttctctctcgctctctccttctctctctctctctctttctctccctctctgtttctgtgtatTTGTGGGCACCTGTGCACAGAACTTctgtagagagagtgtgtgtgttggcctacTGCTCAGCAGGCGCTGATGTTACACTCATTGATCAATCTGGACGGTATCTCTAgaacgaaaacacacacacagacacacacacacaccctgagtaCACACACAGGGTTATCAGGGTCATGGGCATACTttcgctcccccccccccctctccatctttctccttctctcctaaaCTATAGTCTCTACTTTTCTCCTAAACTATCgagtctccttctctcttaaACTATAGTCTCTACTTTTCTCCTAAACTATCGagtgtctccttctctcctaaAGTAGTCTCTCCTTTTCATCTAAACTATTGagtgtctccttctctcctaaACTAGTCTCTCCTTTTCATCTAAACTATCGagtgtctccttctctcctaaAGTAGTCTCTCCTTGTCTCCTAAACTATCGAGTGTCTCCTTCTGTCCTAAACTAGTCTCTCCTTTTCATCTAAACTATTGagtgtctccttctctcctaaACTAGTCTCTCCTTTTCATCTAAACTATCGAGTGTCTCCTTCTGTCCTAAACTAGTCTCTCCTTTTCATCTAAACTATTGagtgtctccttctctcctaaACTAGTCTCTCCTTTTCATCTAAACTATTGAGTGTCTCCTTCTCTGTCCTCCCCCTTCCATCTCAGAGACATTCTTTACAGATGACATCACATATGGCCCAGAGGTCGCTCTCTATGGAAATTAATCCAtcttctgtagtgtgtgtgtgtccgtcgcTCGAGCACCCAcggaaaacatcgagcacccacgtgtgccagcttacagtcccggctaaatttacattaatttaaaatcaaacattgcagttgatgttaaattcagcatctctcataatgtgattggctatgtttctgtcaatcccctactccatatactaaccaccaatgagagcgtctttcgtatgaaaattcctgactcttcccacctgaagaattaacacaaggctttgtcgggtcttcagccccgaatgtttaaaatgtatgtaGCCCTgaacatcattttaaaagtagtctgacaaagcttattgttttgtgacacagctaaacactggtacctcatagaacatctataacatagcctaggtcgcaactcacaaaagtaaagcagatagaaagaactcacgcaaatctagcctacaacacgcagacagcttcatgcgcaggggagagagagcgcgcgcacaggtgttttatgattgttggcttctgatggtatcttgctaattcactgaagaaaGACTTATGATCATGGATAGAAAGAACATTCTGAAAAGGAAAGGAGTAAGGCAATGAGGAGCAATGCTATAGTGGAATACTCATGTTGCTGTATCAGCAGATGAGAAGGACCTGAGTGCCACTGACGACGTGACTGCCTCATAGGCTCACAGGTTGGTGAAGGAGAAAGCTACATCTAGCTGAGCCCAGTGACTATGCTTTTGTGAGAAGGCACACCATTCATAGGCCTAAGAATATCTCTGGCAGACCTTTACAAAAAATATGATACCATACACGCCTTTTACACCAGTGTAGGATATggcaaagtttgagaaccactgcctccACTTACTGTCGGCTAATGCGCGCTTCTGGATGGATAGGCAATATCTCGTTTTTTTAACGGCGTGATATCAACCCATAATATAATTTCTATTTATAAAAACAaaggaaagtgtttttccttTTAGTTTGGGTTAACGCAATTAACCCAACGCCACTAATTCTGTGTTGCACCAAATTTTCTCATTGTTTTTCCTGCTGCCAATAGGGATTTTAACGCAGCCAATACACCACAAACCGGACACAAACATTCTGGGGTTGGTAGCACGCACTTACAATAACAAAACATTGCGTGGATTTTTAAAACAAGAATACTGAATGTTAGCAAAAGCAA
This genomic stretch from Alosa sapidissima isolate fAloSap1 chromosome 16, fAloSap1.pri, whole genome shotgun sequence harbors:
- the LOC121685142 gene encoding complement C1q-like protein 2, whose translation is MTTCGALLVLLCCCLVQLRGETISDTDTASTQQSCQPDIHTVLREMSAVVVEQRVELRYTKTQVEAMETRLRASEKTVEEQRVELRQTEARLRARMRDSEKIVEEQRAVIKELKEKQEEQAAAVRAVGGRVHLTGSQVEELRREREKRRVAFSASLVASGDETFGPFKDATPLVFKNPFINIGSAYNPNTGVFTAPVRGVYHFVFFIFGNGHASTATGVSLYKNAQHAVTAYSKQASMYVKPSNGASLLLEVGDVVYLKLWPNSWVRDNGNFHTTFSGHLLFPM